The following is a genomic window from Bacteroidia bacterium.
GTCAGGGAGCTGGCATGAAAACCATCGAAATGAATTTTTTGCCCGATGTGTATGTGCAGTGTGAAACCTGTCAAGGCAAGCGCTACAACCGCGAAACCCTCGAAATTCGCTACAAAGGAAAAAGTATCAATGATGTGCTTAACATGGACATCGATACTGCCGTGGAGTTTTTCGAAGCCGTGCCTTACATCGTGCGAAGTATTCGGTCGTTGAAAGAGGTTGGACTGGGCTATATTACACTGGGTCAGCAAAGTACAACCTTAAGCGGTGGTGAAGCCCAGCGAATTAAATTGGCTACCGAACTTCAAAAAAGAGATACCGGAAAAACTATTTATATCCTCGATGAACCCACTACGGGTCTGCATTTCGAAGATATTCGTATCCTGCTCGAAGTGCTGAACAAGCTGGCAGATAAAGGAAATACCATTGTGGTGATTGAGCACAACATGGATATTATTAAAATGGCCGATCACATTATTGATATTGGTCCCGAAGGCGGAAAAGGTGGTGGAACCATCGTTTGCGAAGGAACTCCTGAAAAAGTAGCAAAGCTTAAAAACAGTATTACCGCCGAATATCTGAAGCGTGAATTGTAGTTTTCTTTGGAAAAAGATCGTTCGCTGCCCGAAAAATCGATATCCCCGTTATCGCCTATAGTTTGCCAACAACAGCTTGTTGCATGTTGCCATCTGTTTTGCCTGGCAAAGCTATTTGGCTCTACCGGGTTTAGCTTAATGTCTTCAACTCTTTTAATAATCGATATCGGGTAGGGTGTTTCATACTCAAATAGCTGAAAACGATTGGGTTGCCGGTTCGAAGGGCGGCTTCAAGGGTTTGCACCTTTGCTGCAGTTAATAAAAACAGATGAACCATCCTAATCTAAACCCGATAGAGGCAAATAGCTTTGCGGCTCCTGAAGCCTGGTCGAAGCTCCGGATCGGGTTTTCCTCAGGATACCCGGTAGTTGCACACCGCAAACTATAGCCGATAGCGGGGCAGAAGATAATTCGGGGTACTGAAGATTGTTTTCTAATAAAAACAGCCTTAACCACCTAGGCAAGCTCCGGAGATAATCCTATTACGGCAGTCAGCCGAATGGAAAAAGAAATTTAGGGAAATTGTATTTAAAAGAGGTACTTTCGCTCAAACCAATCACACCATACCAGTTTCAGAAAACCATGTTTGGAGGCTTTTTAAAGAATTTTTTTCCCGGTTCAAATACCGGAAAGCAAGCCTCGTTGAATCGATTTCCTTACCTTGGAAAATACGATGAAACCAGGCCCAAAGAGAAAAGAGCTTCGCTTTGCTGGGCACCGGGAACCAATATGTATTTTACCCAAAATGGAGAGGTGAAAGTGTGTTGCCATAACATGGAATTTGTTGCCGGAAAATACCCGGAACAGCGTTTAAAGGAGATTTGGAAAAGTGCTTCGGCTCAACTAATGCGAGCCGATATGAAAAACTATACCTTGGGTAAGGGCTGTGAAATTTGTAAAATGGACTTGGAATCCGGTGCTTTTGAAGAGGTGAGAGCCAGGCATTTTGATCACATTCCAATTCACCCGGAATATCCTACCCAAATGGAATTTTTGCTCACCAATACCTGTAACCTGGAATGCGTGATGTGTGTGGGTAAATTTTCGTCATCGATTCGAAAGAACGTAGAAAATTTGCCTCCGATTCCCTATGTGTATGACGATGCTTTTTTAGAAGAGTTAGAAGAGTTTATACCGTATTTAAAAGAAACTCGATTTAGTGGGTCGGGTGAAGCTTTCCTAATCGATGCCAATTATCAGATATGGGAGAAGTTGGTCAGGCTAAATCCGAATTGCAAAATTATGGTTCAAACCAATGGAACCGTGCTCAATAATCGGGTAAAGGAAATTTTAGAAAAAGGGAATTTTCACATTGGAGTAAGTCTGGATTCACTAAAAAAAGAAGTGTTTGAAGGGATTAGACCCAATGCTAAGTTTGAAAGGGTTTTAGAGCATATTGAGTTTTTTGCTGAGTACTGTAGGCAAGGAAATCGGAAATTTAATATTAGTACCTGCGTTATGCGGCAAAATTGGAAAGAAATGCCTGATTTTGTGAAGTTTAGTAATGGATTGGGCGCAGTTCAAACCTTTCATAAAGTGTGGAATCCACGAAAATTTGCTTTAAATAATTTGAGTTCTCAGGATTTGGATGCGATTTATTCCTATTTGGGACAGTACGATTTTGAAACCAATACCCACCTTCAAGCCTTGAATCGAAACCATTACCACTATTTTAAAAATGTGGTCGGTGATTGGAAATCGGAGGCAATTCGAAGAGAAAAAGAGCTGCAGCATATAAGCGATCGTGGAATAGAAAATGTAGTGAAGGAGTGGTGGGATGAAAAGAAAATGGAAGAGTTGGAAGCAGGAGTTAATACCGAGGAGGGTTTTGATGCTTTGAAAACGGTGATATACAATCGGATTCATTTTTATTTGGTTGAAAATCAAAATGATATGGAGGGAAATGTAGAACCCCGTTACCATCAGATTGTTTCTAAAATAGATAGTTTCTTGGGGTATTTGCCTTTAAAATCCTTGAAAGAAATGGCTTTAAAGGAAATGGTAAGGGTGGAAATTAAGTTTGTAGTAGATGCATTTGGCAATCATTCCACCATCGAGTTGTTAAAAATGGCCAAGGATCATCTTCATTTTTAGTTGTTTAAACTATTCTAAAACATCCATTTTACTTTAGATGAAGGTTTTAGAGTAAGCCATTCTTTGTTCGAAAAGGAAACGAATTACAATTTTTAGGTAGGGTATAATGGAAATGTAGCAAGATTGGAACTGATTGAGATGAACTCCGTACAAAGCCCGGTTTTAAACACAACCTTATCCATGGAAATTCGCAAAAAGGCCGAACAATGGCTTGGAAATGAATACGATGAACAAACTCGTGCAGCAGTAAAACAATTGCTGGAAACGGATGAAAAGGAACTGATAGATAGCTTTTATACTCAATTGGAATTTGGTACAGGTGGTTTGCGAGGGGTAATGGGAGTTGGAACCAACCGAATGAATATATATACGGTTATGATGGCCACCCAGGGATTGGCCACTTATATCAATCAGCAAGTTAAAGGAAAGGTGCCAAGGGTTGCAATTGCTTACGATAGCAGAAACAACAGTCCTTTATTTGCACGAAAGGCGGCTGAGGTATTGGCTGCAAATGGGATTGAAGCACATTTGTTTTCTGCCTTAAGGCCAACTCCATTGTTATCATTCGCTGTTCGTTATTTACAATGTCAATCGGGAATTGTGGTTACAGCTTCACATAATCCAAAGGAATACAATGGGTATAAAGTTTATTGGGAAGACGGTGGTCAAATTTTGCCACCCCACGATAAAAACATTATTTGGGAAGTAGAAAAGATACAAGGGTTTTCGGAAGTTAAAACTTCGTACAGTTCCGACTTAATAAAGGAAATAGGGGAGGAGGTTGAGCTAGCTTATTTAGAAGAGGTAAAAAAACTATCTTTATCCAAAGAGGCTGTTATTCGCCAAAACGGGTTGAAGATCGTTTACACCTCCTTGCATGGTACCGGAATTAGTTTATTACCAAAGTGTTTAGAGAATTTTGGTTTCAATAATGTACACATAGTACAAGAGCAAGCCATACCTGATGGAAATTTTCCAACGGTACATTCTCCGAATCCGGAGGAGCGGGCCGCCATGGCTATAGCAATGCAACAAGCCGATAAGCTAGGTGCTGATTTGGTTTTGGCAACTGATCCGGACAGTGATAGGGTTGGGATAGCTATACGCAACGAACAAGGTCAATTGGAATTGCTGAATGGAAACCAAACGGCTGTATTGTTGGTTAATTACCTTATTCAGAAGAACAAGGAAAATGGAAGTTTAAGATCCAATCATTTTGTAGGGAAAACCATTGTAACAACCTATATGCTGGATCGGATGGCCGAGAAAATGGGACTCAAGGTGTATAATGTTCTGACCGGGTTCAAGTATATTGCTGAATTGATAAGAAATTTAGAAGGTAAAGAAGTGTTTTTAGGTGGAGGAGAAGAGAGTTATGGCTATTTAGCCGGGGATTTTGTAAGGGATAAGGATGCCATTTTATCGGCTACCTTAATTGCCGAAATGTGTGCTTGGGCTGCAGATAATGGTAAGTCGTTGGCAACTTTACTGAAGGAATTGTACGTGGAATATGGCTTTTTTAAAGAAAGCTTGATATCGGTTACTAAGAAAGGCAAATCAGGCGTAGAGGAAATAGCAGGTTTGATGGAAAAGTTTCGTACCAATCCTCCATCCGTTTTAGGAGGTTTTAGCGTGGTTCGAATTAAGGATTTCAAAACTCAAAAAATAATTGATTTATCAGGTAATCCGGTTGGTCATACTCAATTACCAAAGAGTAATGTGTTGCAGTTTGAATTAGAAAATGGGTCGTTGGTAACCGTGAGGCCAAGTGGTACAGAACCAAAAATTAAATATTATTTCTCAGTGAATGAAAACTTGGATAATACAGCTAATTTTGCGGCTGTTGAAGGAGTTTTAAACGCTCGTCTTTCATCTTTGGAAGAAGCGATGAAATCCTTTTAATCCACCCTTTCATTTTTTGAGACCCATGCAGGAAACTATACTGATTTTAGATTTCGGATCACAATATACCCAATTGATTGCCAGGAGGGTTCGTGAGTTAAATGTGT
Proteins encoded in this region:
- a CDS encoding radical SAM protein, which translates into the protein MFGGFLKNFFPGSNTGKQASLNRFPYLGKYDETRPKEKRASLCWAPGTNMYFTQNGEVKVCCHNMEFVAGKYPEQRLKEIWKSASAQLMRADMKNYTLGKGCEICKMDLESGAFEEVRARHFDHIPIHPEYPTQMEFLLTNTCNLECVMCVGKFSSSIRKNVENLPPIPYVYDDAFLEELEEFIPYLKETRFSGSGEAFLIDANYQIWEKLVRLNPNCKIMVQTNGTVLNNRVKEILEKGNFHIGVSLDSLKKEVFEGIRPNAKFERVLEHIEFFAEYCRQGNRKFNISTCVMRQNWKEMPDFVKFSNGLGAVQTFHKVWNPRKFALNNLSSQDLDAIYSYLGQYDFETNTHLQALNRNHYHYFKNVVGDWKSEAIRREKELQHISDRGIENVVKEWWDEKKMEELEAGVNTEEGFDALKTVIYNRIHFYLVENQNDMEGNVEPRYHQIVSKIDSFLGYLPLKSLKEMALKEMVRVEIKFVVDAFGNHSTIELLKMAKDHLHF
- a CDS encoding phospho-sugar mutase: MNSVQSPVLNTTLSMEIRKKAEQWLGNEYDEQTRAAVKQLLETDEKELIDSFYTQLEFGTGGLRGVMGVGTNRMNIYTVMMATQGLATYINQQVKGKVPRVAIAYDSRNNSPLFARKAAEVLAANGIEAHLFSALRPTPLLSFAVRYLQCQSGIVVTASHNPKEYNGYKVYWEDGGQILPPHDKNIIWEVEKIQGFSEVKTSYSSDLIKEIGEEVELAYLEEVKKLSLSKEAVIRQNGLKIVYTSLHGTGISLLPKCLENFGFNNVHIVQEQAIPDGNFPTVHSPNPEERAAMAIAMQQADKLGADLVLATDPDSDRVGIAIRNEQGQLELLNGNQTAVLLVNYLIQKNKENGSLRSNHFVGKTIVTTYMLDRMAEKMGLKVYNVLTGFKYIAELIRNLEGKEVFLGGGEESYGYLAGDFVRDKDAILSATLIAEMCAWAADNGKSLATLLKELYVEYGFFKESLISVTKKGKSGVEEIAGLMEKFRTNPPSVLGGFSVVRIKDFKTQKIIDLSGNPVGHTQLPKSNVLQFELENGSLVTVRPSGTEPKIKYYFSVNENLDNTANFAAVEGVLNARLSSLEEAMKSF